The following proteins are co-located in the Apium graveolens cultivar Ventura chromosome 5, ASM990537v1, whole genome shotgun sequence genome:
- the LOC141660116 gene encoding uncharacterized protein LOC141660116, translating into MESYALAEIDDLMQKLGKSLKDIDGIPQPDSSLTRDLINRLLNEELDYDRTALKTLHEKSLNALNQFHKSVYDVILHSVQHDEGKLFFISGHGGTGKIFLWNTIASKLRSESLIVLPVATSGLASLLLPNGRTTHSRFCIPLDITAESTCEIKHGKQLAKILQKTSLIIWDEASITHKYCFEALDKTLGDLMSIQNDNSRARPFGGLIVVCGGDFRQILPVIPQGERTDIIDASLNSSYLWPHFEIYELKQNMRLHKEGIDAVEAGKIASFDKWLLQIGDGSLYDDSAHEMIRIPPDFCSPTTENPMEAIVDEVYPSL; encoded by the coding sequence ATGGAGTCATATGCATTGGCTGAAATTGATGATCTTATGCAAAAATTAGGCAAGAGCCTGAAAGACATAGATGGGATACCGCAGCCAGATTCTTCCCTCACGCGGGACTTGATAAATAGATTACTAAACGAGGAATTGGATTATGATCGGACAGCTTTGAAGACCTTGCATGAGAAGTCGCTAAATGCTTTAAACCAATTCCACAAAAGTGTTTATGATGTAATTTTACACTCTGTTCAGCATGATGAAGGCAAGTTGTTCTTCATCAGTGGTCATGGTGGCACCGGGAAAATATTCTTATGGAATACAATCGCTTCTAAATTAAGATCGGAATCGTTAATAGTCCTACCTGTTGCTACTTCTGGGTTAGCATCGTTGTTATTGCCTAATGGTCGGACAACTCACTCCCGATTTTGCATCCCATTAGACATAACAGCTGAATCTACATGTGAGATCAAACATGGTAAACAATTAGCCAAAATCCTTCAAAAAACTTCTCTCATTATTTGGGATGAGGCATCGATTACCCACAAATATTGTTTTGAGGCTCTGGATAAAACCTTAGGAGATTTAATGAGCATACAGAATGATAATAGTCGGGCTAGGCCCTTTGGAGGCCTTATAGTCGTGTGTGGTGGAGATTTTCGCCAAATTCTGCCAGTTATTCCACAAGGTGAACGTACAGATATTATTGACGCCTCACTTAACTCATCTTATCTTTGGCCACACTTCGAGATTTATGAGCTAAAGCAGAATATGAGGCTCCACAAGGAAGGGATTGATGCAGTAGAGGCCGGAAAAATAGCATCATTTGATAAGTGGCTCTTACAAATAGGAGATGGTTCACTGTATGATGATTCAGCACATGAAATGATAAGAATTCCACCAGATTTCTGTAGCCCAACAACCGAGAATCCAATGGAAGCCATTGTTGATGAAGTCTACCCTTCGCTGTAG